In Campylobacter concisus, a single window of DNA contains:
- a CDS encoding RelA/SpoT family protein, whose translation MKENSLFLEQLIEQILPCKNVSEAITLLFSLCERSEKLDKAIDSCVTSHAGQYRKSGEPYAIHPILVASIVANMGGDESMVIAALLHDVVEDTEVTLSEVQAEFGDEVAKLVEGLTKIVAIRENKLASSSSNEKLASSALTFRKMLLISIEDVRVLVVKLCDRLHNMLTLDALKVEKQKRIAEETLMVYAPIAHRLGISSIKNILEDLSFKYAMPEEYAKIDSFLNKNKQQLSLKLNAFYEKVNQILLENGFIEGTFEIQKRIKHYYSIYLKMQRKGISIEEVLDLLAIRILVQKPLDCYLALGNLHINFNPLISRFKDYIALPKQNGYQTIHTTIFDNKSIFEAQVRTYDMHKTAEYGVAAHWKYKNGEGSLLNPKLDWLNDIGMQNNEAESNVEELYEYAKDSLYIEDIAVYSPKGEVFTLPRGATALDYAYEIHTEIGLYAKEAYINRVRMPLLTELKNGDIVRIVTGEEAKFRCSWINSVRTGKARATIRTYCKQKIKDINYKIAVDILKSVFGVSKDRILDWIEHENLGKKVFRAATESDFLQEVVNMLKKYIKKERPFMISLGDKYQIKKQKFENIVIYSNHKISNVEFDYCCNPKRGDSIVGFKNGHNVTVHHKLCERAGKLMDKGNEIIFVKWTRNAPHRYKILLNLENRKGALAEFLTYLARLDVNLATISLNEANDLSGDTFEISVEIAENIDANELREKIKDRYKIIDFVSQSDPYHN comes from the coding sequence TTGAAGGAAAATAGTCTTTTTTTAGAGCAGCTAATAGAACAAATTTTACCTTGTAAAAATGTTTCAGAAGCTATAACGCTGCTCTTTTCTCTTTGCGAACGAAGCGAGAAATTAGATAAAGCTATAGATAGCTGTGTCACATCTCATGCTGGTCAATATCGCAAAAGTGGCGAGCCATACGCAATCCATCCTATCTTAGTAGCATCAATAGTAGCAAATATGGGTGGAGATGAGAGTATGGTCATAGCTGCACTACTTCACGATGTAGTTGAAGATACTGAAGTTACACTTAGCGAAGTCCAGGCTGAATTTGGCGATGAAGTGGCAAAGCTGGTTGAAGGACTTACAAAGATAGTTGCTATAAGAGAAAACAAGCTTGCGAGCTCAAGTAGTAACGAAAAACTAGCAAGCTCGGCACTAACCTTTAGAAAAATGCTTTTAATCTCCATAGAAGATGTTAGAGTTCTTGTGGTTAAGCTTTGTGACAGGCTTCATAATATGCTAACCCTTGATGCATTAAAAGTAGAAAAACAAAAACGAATTGCTGAAGAGACGCTTATGGTCTATGCTCCGATCGCTCATAGGCTTGGAATTTCATCTATTAAAAACATACTTGAAGATCTAAGTTTTAAATATGCGATGCCAGAAGAATACGCCAAGATCGATAGCTTTTTAAATAAAAATAAGCAGCAGCTTAGCCTTAAACTAAATGCTTTTTACGAGAAAGTAAATCAAATTTTGCTTGAAAATGGCTTTATTGAGGGTACTTTTGAGATACAAAAACGCATAAAGCATTACTATTCGATTTATTTAAAAATGCAAAGAAAAGGTATTTCGATTGAAGAGGTGCTTGATTTACTAGCTATTAGAATTCTTGTGCAAAAACCGCTTGATTGCTACCTTGCGCTTGGGAATTTGCATATAAATTTTAATCCTCTTATTTCAAGATTTAAGGATTATATTGCACTTCCAAAGCAAAATGGTTATCAAACGATACATACAACTATTTTTGACAATAAGAGTATTTTTGAGGCACAAGTTCGTACTTACGATATGCACAAAACAGCTGAATACGGTGTCGCAGCTCACTGGAAATATAAAAACGGCGAGGGTAGTTTACTAAATCCAAAACTTGACTGGCTAAACGACATTGGTATGCAAAATAATGAAGCTGAAAGTAACGTCGAAGAGCTTTATGAATATGCAAAAGATAGTCTTTATATAGAAGATATTGCAGTCTATTCGCCAAAAGGCGAGGTTTTTACGCTCCCACGCGGGGCTACTGCACTTGATTATGCTTATGAGATTCACACAGAGATCGGGCTTTATGCAAAAGAAGCTTATATAAATCGCGTCAGAATGCCGCTTTTAACGGAGCTAAAAAACGGCGATATTGTAAGGATTGTAACTGGCGAAGAGGCAAAATTTCGCTGTTCATGGATAAATAGCGTTCGAACTGGTAAAGCAAGAGCTACGATAAGAACATACTGCAAGCAAAAGATAAAAGATATAAATTATAAAATTGCAGTTGATATTTTAAAGTCGGTTTTTGGCGTTTCAAAAGATAGAATTTTAGACTGGATAGAGCATGAAAATTTAGGCAAAAAAGTTTTTCGTGCTGCAACTGAAAGTGATTTTTTGCAAGAGGTCGTAAATATGCTTAAAAAGTATATAAAAAAAGAGCGTCCTTTTATGATCTCTTTGGGCGACAAATATCAGATCAAAAAGCAAAAATTTGAAAATATCGTAATCTACTCAAATCATAAAATTTCAAATGTCGAGTTCGACTATTGCTGTAACCCAAAAAGAGGCGATAGCATAGTTGGCTTTAAAAATGGACACAATGTGACAGTGCATCACAAACTTTGTGAGCGTGCCGGGAAACTTATGGATAAGGGCAATGAGATCATCTTTGTCAAATGGACTAGAAATGCCCCACATAGATATAAAATTTTATTAAATCTAGAGAACCGAAAAGGTGCGTTGGCTGAATTTTTAACATATCTTGCTAGACTGGATGTAAATTTGGCTACAATCTCGCTAAACGAAGCAAATGACCTTAGCGGTGATACATTTGAAATAAGTGTTGAGATAGCCGAAAATATCGATGCAAACGAGCTAAGAGAGAAGATCAAAGATAGATATAAGATTATAGATTTCGTTTCGCAAAGCGATCCATACCATAACTAG
- the tyrS gene encoding tyrosine--tRNA ligase — MQDIAEILQEIKRGVAEIIDFERVENLIKNYYEKGENFYVKAGFDPTAPDLHLGHTVVLSKMALLQKHGAIVQFLIGDFTAQIGDPTGKSATRKKLDQETVLKNAKTYEEQVFKILDPKKTVIMFNSKWSNELGAAGMIELTSTFSVARMLERDDFEKRIKAGSPISICEFMYPLLQGYDSVAMKCDIEMGGTDQKFNLLMGRTLQRTYNVGKEQAVIMMPLLEGLDGVNKMSKSLGNYIGVTENANDMFAKTLSISDELMWRWYELLSTKSLGEIENLMSDVQNGKYHPKKAKEDLAYEITARYHGEEAAKDAMAEFNSVHSQNQLPTDIKEFTLKAPVWIVEALSQCELSESNSQARRDIKANAVSINQEKISDEQLKLGAGEYILQVGKRKFAKVKVE, encoded by the coding sequence ATGCAAGATATAGCTGAAATTTTACAAGAGATAAAACGCGGTGTTGCCGAGATTATTGACTTTGAAAGAGTTGAGAATTTAATAAAAAACTATTATGAAAAAGGTGAAAATTTCTATGTAAAGGCTGGCTTTGATCCAACTGCTCCAGACCTTCACTTAGGACACACAGTCGTTTTAAGCAAAATGGCTTTGCTTCAAAAACATGGCGCGATCGTGCAGTTTTTAATAGGTGACTTCACCGCTCAAATAGGCGATCCAACTGGCAAATCAGCCACTAGAAAAAAGCTAGATCAAGAGACTGTTTTAAAAAACGCTAAAACCTACGAAGAGCAAGTTTTTAAAATTTTAGATCCAAAAAAGACCGTGATAATGTTTAACTCAAAATGGTCAAATGAACTTGGAGCTGCTGGAATGATAGAGCTAACTAGCACATTTTCAGTCGCTAGAATGCTAGAGCGCGATGATTTTGAAAAAAGGATAAAAGCTGGCAGTCCAATTTCAATTTGTGAATTTATGTATCCGCTTCTTCAAGGCTATGACAGCGTGGCGATGAAGTGCGACATCGAAATGGGCGGTACGGATCAGAAATTTAACCTTCTAATGGGTAGAACCTTACAGCGAACATATAATGTTGGCAAAGAGCAAGCTGTAATCATGATGCCTCTTCTTGAAGGGCTTGATGGTGTAAATAAGATGAGCAAAAGTCTTGGAAACTATATCGGTGTAACTGAAAATGCAAATGATATGTTTGCAAAAACGCTTAGCATAAGTGACGAGCTAATGTGGCGCTGGTACGAGCTTTTAAGCACAAAAAGCCTTGGCGAGATAGAAAATTTGATGAGTGATGTTCAAAACGGCAAATATCATCCAAAAAAAGCAAAAGAGGACCTTGCTTACGAGATAACAGCAAGGTATCACGGCGAGGAGGCTGCAAAGGATGCGATGGCTGAGTTTAACAGCGTGCACTCTCAAAATCAGCTCCCAACTGATATAAAAGAATTTACTCTAAAAGCACCAGTTTGGATCGTGGAAGCTTTATCACAGTGTGAGCTAAGTGAGTCAAATTCTCAAGCAAGACGCGACATAAAGGCAAATGCGGTTAGCATTAATCAAGAAAAGATCAGTGATGAGCAGTTAAAATTAGGAGCAGGTGAATATATCTTGCAAGTTGGTAAGCGTAAATTTGCAAAAGTAAAGGTTGAATAG